ACGAGAACTCGCGAATTCCGCTGCGGCGGCGACGAAACGTGCTGTCGCTTCAGGGTTTCCGGCGGGGTGGGTGTGCAGGTAGGAGGCGTGGACTCGGTGGACGAGGGCGCCTTCCATGGCGCGGGCTCCGTCGCTGCCGCGCCAACCCCAGGCCGGGGCGGTGGTGTTCGAGGTGGTCAGGCGGGTGCGGTGGAATTCGTGGCCGCGTACTCGTTCGCCTGCCCGCCACAGCGCGGAGTCGGTGAGTGCCACGGCGTCTCGGTAGCCGAGGGTCAGGCGTGGTCCGAATTCGGCGTCGGCGGCGACCACGCCCGCCATGGGGTGACCGTCCAGGGAGCGCGTGAGGTACAGCAGGCCCGCGCATTCCGCATGTACCGGCAGACCTTGTGCGGCGAGCGACCGCACCGCCGCGAGCAGGCTCGTATTCGCGGCCAGCTCGGCCGCATGCTCCTCGGGGAACCCACCGGGCAGCACCAATCCGGCCGTCCCGGTGGGCAGTTCGTCCCGCAACGGATCGAACACCCGCACCTGCGCCCCCGCCGCACTCAACAACTCACGATGCTCCGCATACCCGAACGTGAACGCCGCACCCCCCGCCATCGCGATCACCGGCCCCGCCCCCGCACCAACAGCACCACCCCTGTTCACCGGCCCGCCACTGCCCCGACGGTCACCGTCGCCTACCGCGCCTCCTGCACGACCACCACCGCGCCCGGCTTCGCTCCCGTTTCGAACAGCGCTGCCGCCCCCGCGAACATCCTCGCGCCCAGCGCCGCCACCCAGCGCAACGCCGTCTCCCCCACGACCACCGTCATCTCCTACTCCGCCACCACAGGCAACCTCGCCGCCCAGTCGAACACCGTCGCCACCGACACCATCACCACCGGATACGGCCGAACCTTCACCACGACCGCCGCCCTCGGTGGCACTGCCGTTTGGGACTGCGCCGTCCTCTCCACGACCACCGTCATCTCCTACCCCACGACTCCCGACCACAGCACCGCAGGCAACCTCGCCGCCCAGTCGAACACCGTCGCCACCGGCACCATGATGCGTGCTGACGTGGACAGGCCGCCCGCCCTCACCGACGACGAAGGCGCCACGTGCCTCCTCCACGACTGTCTCGGGATCCCAGGTCGCGCCCGCGACGGTCGAGCGGGCCAGCGCCGCTATGGCGCGCAGGTCTAGGTGGGCGGCAACGAGATCCGTCATGGCCGCTACCGCGGCGGTGGCGGCGGAGCCGTGTTCGACGGCGGGGATCAGGCCGAGATGCCTCGAGGGCACCTCCAATTCGGCCATTCGTGGGAGCGAGCCGAGCACCGGGAGGCCGACGCGATCGCAGGCGGCGCGCAGCACCTGGTCGTGGCGTTCGCTGCCGACGCGGTTCAAAATCACGCCGCCGAGCCGGATTCCGCTGTCGAAGGTCGCGAAGCCGTGCAGCAGGGCGGCCAGGCTTTGACTGTGCCCGCGCGCGTCGACGACCAATACCACCGGCGCACCGAGCAATCCGGCGACCTGCGCGGTGGATCCTTCGGCGACCGGGGCCGCGTGGTGTTCATCGATGCGGCCGTCGAACAGCCCCATCACCCCTTCGACCACCGCGAGGTCACATCCGAGGGAGCCGTGCCGATACAGCGGCACCACGCGTTCCGCGCCGACCAGCACCGGATCGAGGTTGCGTCCGGGACGTCCTGCCGCCAACCCGTGGTATCCGGGATCGATGTAATCGGGCCCCACCTTGAACGGCGCGACCCGATGCCCGGCCCGCCCCAGCGCACCGATCAACCCGGTCGCGACCGTCGTCTTCCCGCTTCCCGAGGCAGGAGCGGCGATCACCACCGCGGGCACGCCGGCCATCAGCGCCCCCACCCCAAGCCGGCGACAGCAGGTGGCCCGAGTCGAGTCCCCAGACCGTCGCACACGACGCCCGCAGCGCCGAAGAACCGCAGACTCTCGGCATCCGAAACGGAACCCCTTCGCGCACAACGCATCCCGCGCACCGATACCACGAGCGCCCCCGCTCCGGCAGCGCCCCCACGGGCCGCCCGCTCACCGAGGGGGAACTGACGGCGGCACCCACTCGGGCTTTGCCGCCACCAGTTCCCCCTCGACGAACTCACCATTCGATGCCGCGCTGACCCTTGCGGCCCGCGTCCATCGGATGCTTGACCTTGGTCATCTCGGTGACCAGGTCGGCGGCGTCGAGCAGGGCCGGGGGTGCGTCGCGCCCGGTGATGACGACGTGCTGGTTGCCCGGGCGGGTGCGCAGGGTTTCGACGACCTCATCGAGGTCGACCCAGCCCCATTTGAGTGGGTAGGTGAATTCGTCGAGCACGTAGAAGCGGTGCTGTTCGGCTTGCAGCCGACGGGCGATCTCGTGCCAGCCGGCCAGCGCGGCCGCGGCGTGATCTTCGTCGGTGCCCTGTTTGCGGGTCCACGACCAGCCTTCACCCATCTTGTGCCATTCGACGGGACCGCCGGCGCCGGTCTGCTCGTGCAGGGTGCCGAGGGTACGAAAGGCGGCCTCCTCCCCCACTTTCCATTTGGCGCTTTTCACGAACTGGAACACGGCGACGTCGAAACCCTGGTTCCAGGCGCGCAGGGCCATGCCGAACGCCGCGGTCGACTTGCCCTTGCCCGGCCCGGTGTGCACGGCCAGCACGGGCTGGTTGCGCCGCTGCCGCGTGGTGAGCCCGTCTTCGGGCACGGTCTCCGGAACACCTTTGGGCATCGAATCTCCTTGTCAGTCACGGCTCGTCGTTGAGCCGCCGGTTCAGCACAGGTACCCGGTGCCCCGGCCGGGGACCGGGAACGCGGTCGCGGCCAGAACCACTCGTCTCGTTGCGGCAGACACGTCCGCACCGCCGGTCAAGCGGCACGCGCCCCCGCGGACCCGGCACGCACGATGTCGGCGACCGAATCCCCGGTCAGCTCAGCCAGTCTCAGGTATCCGCCGCGCAGTTCGCGGGCGAGTTCCGCGGCCAGCCCGAGCCGGATCATGCCGCGTTCGCAGTCGACGACGATCGAGGTGACGCCGTCCTGCGCGAGCAGCGCGGCCGCGGTCCGGGCACGCGGCAGCGGATCGGCCCCGCCGGTGGCGCGACCGTCGGTGAGCAGCACCAGCATCGGGCGGCGGCGCGGGTCGCGGACCCGTTCGCGCTGAACGATCTCGCGTGCTTTGAGCAAGCCGGCGGCCAGCGGCGTCTTGCCGCCGGTGCGCATCCCGGACAACCGCCGGACCGCGATATCGACGGACGAGGTCGGCGGCAGCACCAGTTCGGCGTCCTGGCCGCGCACGGTGATCACGGCGACCTTGTCGCGCCGCTGATACGCGTCCCGGAGCAATGTCACGACCGCGCCGGTGACGGCGGACAACCGGTCCCTGGCCGCCATCGACCCGGACGCGTCGACCACGAAAACGACCAGATTCCCTTCGCGCCCTTCGCGATACGCGCCCCGCAGATCCTCGGCGACCAGTTTCAGCGGCCCGTCGCCGCGCCCGCGGGCGTGCTGATGCGGCGCGGCGGCGAAGACGGTGCCGAGCAGGTGCAGACCGGTGCCGGTGTCCGAGCTGGGCCGCACGACCCGGCCGTGCCGGGATTCCGCGCGCGAGCGGCGACCGGGCGCGCCTTCACCGATACCGGGCACCTCCCAGCGCGGCGGCGACGCTGCGGCGGAAACCGGTGCGCCGGTACGGCCTTCGCGGGCCGGCCGCCCACCACCGGGACCGTCCGGCGGCGAGCCGGGATCATCGTCGGGGTCCGTCGACTCGTCGCTCGCCGTGGTTTCCGTTGCCTCCGTGCCGGATTCGTCGCGGGGCGGATCACCCGCATCAGGCAGAGCGTCACCGGACTCGAACTCGTCACCAGCACTGGATGTTTCGTCTTCGGTGACCGATTGTTCCGCGTCGTCGCGCGCCACCTCGTCGGCGGCGTCGCGCATCGCGTCGTCGAGCTGCTCTTCGCTGATTCCCGGTTCGTCGAACGGATCGCGCCGGCGACGGTGCGGCAGCGCGAGTTCCGCGGCGACCCGCACGTCTTCTTCGGTCACGACGTCGGCCCCGCGCCACGCGGCGTGGGCGGTCGCGGTACGCGCCACCACCAGGT
This genomic stretch from Nocardia brasiliensis ATCC 700358 harbors:
- a CDS encoding magnesium chelatase subunit D family protein, yielding MTGSSTDGEAGFPFSAVVGQERLQLALILCAVHPGIGGVLVRGEKGTAKSTVVRALAQLLPPVVDETGARPARLVELPVGATEDRVVGSLDLERVLRDGEQAFRPGLLAAAHHGVLYVDEVNLLHDHLVDVLLDAAAMGRVHIERDGVSHSHPARFVLVGTMNPEEGELRPQLLDRFGLTVDVAASRNVDVRMAVVRRRLDYEADPAGFAASYAAADRAVAERILGARDRVAGVRLDDTELRRIAALCAAFDVDGMRADLVVARTATAHAAWRGADVVTEEDVRVAAELALPHRRRRDPFDEPGISEEQLDDAMRDAADEVARDDAEQSVTEDETSSAGDEFESGDALPDAGDPPRDESGTEATETTASDESTDPDDDPGSPPDGPGGGRPAREGRTGAPVSAAASPPRWEVPGIGEGAPGRRSRAESRHGRVVRPSSDTGTGLHLLGTVFAAAPHQHARGRGDGPLKLVAEDLRGAYREGREGNLVVFVVDASGSMAARDRLSAVTGAVVTLLRDAYQRRDKVAVITVRGQDAELVLPPTSSVDIAVRRLSGMRTGGKTPLAAGLLKAREIVQRERVRDPRRRPMLVLLTDGRATGGADPLPRARTAAALLAQDGVTSIVVDCERGMIRLGLAAELARELRGGYLRLAELTGDSVADIVRAGSAGARAA
- the cobO gene encoding cob(I)yrinic acid a,c-diamide adenosyltransferase → MPKGVPETVPEDGLTTRQRRNQPVLAVHTGPGKGKSTAAFGMALRAWNQGFDVAVFQFVKSAKWKVGEEAAFRTLGTLHEQTGAGGPVEWHKMGEGWSWTRKQGTDEDHAAAALAGWHEIARRLQAEQHRFYVLDEFTYPLKWGWVDLDEVVETLRTRPGNQHVVITGRDAPPALLDAADLVTEMTKVKHPMDAGRKGQRGIEW
- a CDS encoding cobyrinate a,c-diamide synthase — its product is MAGVPAVVIAAPASGSGKTTVATGLIGALGRAGHRVAPFKVGPDYIDPGYHGLAAGRPGRNLDPVLVGAERVVPLYRHGSLGCDLAVVEGVMGLFDGRIDEHHAAPVAEGSTAQVAGLLGAPVVLVVDARGHSQSLAALLHGFATFDSGIRLGGVILNRVGSERHDQVLRAACDRVGLPVLGSLPRMAELEVPSRHLGLIPAVEHGSAATAAVAAMTDLVAAHLDLRAIAALARSTVAGATWDPETVVEEARGAFVVGEGGRPVHVSTHHGAGGDGVRLGGEVACGAVVGSRGVGDDGGRGEDGAVPNGSATEGGGRGEGSAVSGGDGVGGDGVRLGGEVACGGGVGDDGGRGGDGVALGGGAGREDVRGGGSAVRNGSEAGRGGGRAGGAVGDGDRRGSGGPVNRGGAVGAGAGPVIAMAGGAAFTFGYAEHRELLSAAGAQVRVFDPLRDELPTGTAGLVLPGGFPEEHAAELAANTSLLAAVRSLAAQGLPVHAECAGLLYLTRSLDGHPMAGVVAADAEFGPRLTLGYRDAVALTDSALWRAGERVRGHEFHRTRLTTSNTTAPAWGWRGSDGARAMEGALVHRVHASYLHTHPAGNPEATARFVAAAAEFASSRVGR